TAGTGGTATGTGTTTCAAACTGTAAGGAAAATCTTTAAGCACCAAAGCGTAGCCAAGAGATACAAAAGTATAAATGAAACCTGTAGTAGTAGAAGCGAGTATAAAAAGATAAGGAGGTACAGAAGTTTTCTTAAGTAGATAAGCGTTATCTGTTATAGCGTTCATGCCTTTGAGTAAAGATTGGTTAAAGCCGTTCCAGAAGGCAAGTCCCGCAAGAAGATAAACTGTGTAACTTGCACCGTCAGTAGCATCTGGTGGAAACTTCGCCTTGACTATATGCTGGAATATCAAGTAAAAAACACCTGTCATGAGTAGCGGATTCATAAACATCCATAGAGTCCCAAATACCGAACCGGCAAAGGACATCTTGATGTCTCTCTTGATAAGTTGATAAAGTACGTAAGGCGTGTGCATTTTAAATAGAAAAATTATAGCATTATTGTAAGAGGTGTGACAAAATTACTCTACTTTTACATGATTTGTATCATATCAATGAAGCTTGATAATGGGAGATAATGATCACATGAGGTTTGTTAAGCTTCATGGTTCTGGAAATGACTTTGTAGTTTTTGACAACAGGCAGGGGGAAGTTTATAAATTTTTAGAGGATTCAAATATCAAATTGAGGGATTTTGTTGTCAAGGTATGCGCTTTACATACAGGTGTGGGTGCTGATGGACTTATACTCATAGAAAACCCAGACGATCCTGAAAGCGACTTTAAATGGCAATTTTTCAACTCGGACGGATCTGTAGCAGGTATGTGCGGAAACGGCTCAAGATGTGCGGTGAGATTTGCATACGAAAACGGTATTGTGGATAAAAAGGTAAAATTTGAGACATTAGTAGGTGTTATAGAAGCTGAAGTTTTGGATGAAGGCAAAAGGGTAAAGGTACTCCTCACCGAACCTCACAGTTTTAAAAACATGCATATACGTGTAAAGGACAAAGATATAAAAGGTTACTACATAAACACGGGCGTACCCCATTTTGTAGTGATCGTTGATGATCTTGAGGAGTTTGATGTTGTAAGTTACGGAAGGGAGATAAGGTTTCATGAAGTTTTCTCTCCAAGTGGAACTAACGCAACTTTCATGAAAGTAAACTCCGAAGGTAGTGTAAATATAAGGACATACGAAAGAGGTGTGGAAAACGAGACGCTCGCCTGTGGTACAGGTGCTGCAGCGTCAGCCATAGTAGCGTATACACAAGGTCTTGTCAAGAGAAAACCTATTGAAGTGAAAACAAAGGGTGGGGATATTTTAAGAATTGATTTTGACAATAACCTCAAAAGGGTGTTTTTGGAGGGTAGTGTGTACAAAGTCTTTGACGGTTTTCTCTATAAAGAGGCTCTTCATTACTGATTTGTATAATACTGCATAAAAAATTTTTATATATACTTTTCCTTATGAAGTCCACATTGAAAGAGGGAGAACTATTAAAAGCCTTTTACGCCCTTTCAGATCCAGTAAGACTTGGTATAATTAAGATCCTGCTTGATTGCAAAGAACTCTGCGTATGTCAAATAACGGAGGCTTTCAAACTATCCCAACCCAACGCATCTTTCCATCTTAGGATACTCAAAGAAGCCGATTTGGTCATCTGTGAAAAAAGGGGAAGGTGGAACTATTACAAAGTGAATACACAAGACGAACTCATAAACCTTATCGCTCATACTGCGAGGTAAATCCATGAAGATAGGCTTCATATGCACAGGGAATTCTGCGAGGAGTCAGATGGCAGAAGGCTATGCAAAATACTTTGCTAAACTTTACAAAAAGCAAGTGGAGATTTATTCTGCAGGTTCATCTCCTGCTGAATGCATCCATCCTCTTGCTGTAAAGGTAATGCAGGAGGAAGGCATAGATATATCTTCTCAACACCCCAAATCTATTGAGAGTATACCCTATTGGGAACTTGACATTGTGATAACCCTTTGCGGAGATGCCGCAGAAACATGTCCTTATCTGCCTGGCGTACGTTCCGAACACTGGGGGCTTCCTGATCCTGCAAAGGCTCAAGGCTCACAAGAAGAGAGATTGGAGTTTTTTAGAAAGGTTAGGGATGAGATAAAACTAAAAGTTGAGAATCTTATAAAGGAGCTGAAGGATGAAGAGTATAAAGATAATAAGCGCATCTGAGTGTACCAATTGTCAGCTACTTTACAATGCGGTGTCCGCCATAGTAAGGGCTAAGGGGCTGGACGCAAGGGTAGAAAAGGTCATAGATATAAAGGAGGTCTTAAGGTACGGTGTTATGACTACACCACTCCTTGTGGTGGACGGAAAGCTAAAACATGCTGGCACACCCATACCAGCCCCTCAGCAGATAGAAAAGCTCCTGATGGAGGAATGAAATGTTTGAAGTCTATGAAAAGTTTGCGGACCTCCTCGTGTATTCGGTTTTCAAACTTGAAAAGGGTCAGAAAATTGCGGAGGCTCTTCACTTCTTCCTTTATGACACGCTAAAGATATTTACCCTTCTGAGCCTCGTGATAATCCTCATGTCCTTTGTTAGAAGCTATTTTCCCCTTGAGAAGACAAGAAGAATACTTTCAAGACACAAAGCAATAGCACTGCCCCTCTCCGCTCTGCTTGGTGTATTAACGCCCTTTTGTTCCTGCTCAGCGGTTCCCATGTTCATAGGCTTTGTAGAAGCTGGCATACCCCTGAGTGCCTCCTTCACCTTTTTAATAGCTTCGCCTATGGTTAATGAGATTGCCTTAGGTCTTTTACTCTCTCTTTGGTCTCAAGGTGGCTTTAGCCTATCTGTTTTTTGGTGTAAGCGTTGCCATACTGTCAGGATACCTAATAGAAAGGTTAAAGCCTGAAAAACTCATAGAGGACTATGTGTTTAGCATAAAGCTGGGAGAGGTTGAAGAAAGGAAGATGACCATAAGAGAAAGAATAGAATTTAGCTACTCAAATTTAAAGAATATCCTTAGAAAGGTAGGACCCTATATAGTGGTGGCAATAGGCATAGGTGGTTTTATACACGGATATGTGCCTCAAGATATAGTTAAAAGTATAATGAAACACACAGGCTTTTTCTCAGTTTCTTTTGCGGTGCTTATATGCATACCCCTTTACTCCAACTCTGCAGGTGTGCTTGTGTCTATGGATATAGCTTTGGCTTTTATGATGGCTGTAACCGCTCTTTCCTTTCCTGAGTTTGTGATCCTTAAACAAGTGATGAAGTCAAAGCTCATGGCCATATTTGCGGTCACAGTAGGTATATCCATAATCACTGAAGGGTATCTTTTTAATCTTCTCTTTTGAAGCTATGGAAAAATCGTTGGCTGTAGCTGTTTTTATCCTTACTATGATATCCGTTATACTCAAGCCTAAGGGTATAGGTATAGGTTGGTCCGCATGGGCAGGAGCTTTGGCTTGCCTCCTTTTGGGTATAATATCCCCCCGTGACATCCTCTACATTACAAAGCTTGTATGGGATGCTACTTTGGCTTTTGTCTTTCTGATTTTTATCTCCATAATTTTAGATAGATCCGGATTTTTTGAGTGGACAGCTCTCAAAGCTATAGGTTATGCAAAAGGTAATGGATTTTTACTTTTCCTGTATCTTATGCTTTTGGGTGCTTTTATATCGGCAATATTTGCCAATGATGGAGCTTCTTTAATGCTCACTCCCATCATATACTCAAAAATAAAGCATTTAAGACTTCCTAAGCGGATGATCCTTCCATATATAATGGGTAGCGGTTTTATCGCAGATACCGCAAGCCTTCCCTTTGTCATCTCTAATCTCACCAACATAATAACAGCTCACTTTTTTAAGATAGATTTTTGGAGATACGCCTTCTTTATGTTCTTGCCTAATTTGGTGTCAGTGCTTTCAAGTATAGCGTTGCTTTACATCTTTTACAGGAGGGATATGATAAAAAGGTATGACACGGATATTCTTGAGGACTTTCCATCCAGATACGCAATAAGGGATCCACTCCTTTTTAAAATAGGTTGGACAGTTATAGTATTTCTCGGTGCATCCTTTTTACTGTTAGAACTTTATAAAATCAAGTTCCCCTTTTCTGTTATCTTTGGTGTATCGGCTTTCATTCTTTCCCTTTCTACGTTGAAAAATAGAGTAGTTAAAACGAAAGAAGTTCTCAGGTTTACCCCTTGGAGTATAGTGTTTTTCTCTATAGGCATGTATACTGTAGTATACGGCTTGAAGAATGTAGGTGTTACTGCCTTTTTAGCGGATACGATCTCATACTTTTACAGATTTGGTGATGCTTATGCTCTTCTGGGTACAGGTTTCTTGTCAGCCCTTCTTTCCGCTTTGATGAACAACCTTCCTACTGTTATGGTTATGAATATCTCCATACAAGACGTTAGCTTACCAAGAAGACTTATGGAATTTCTCGCTCTCGCTAATTTGGTGGGTACCAATATCGGACCAAAACTGACACCTATAGGCTCCTTAGCTACGCTCCTTTGGTTGCATGTGCTGGAACACAAAGGTATAAAGATCTCATGGCTGTATTATATAGAAGTAGGCTTCGTTCTTACAATTCCAGTGCTTATCGCTGTTTTATTAACTCTGT
The genomic region above belongs to Hydrogenobacter sp. and contains:
- a CDS encoding ABC transporter permease; translation: MHTPYVLYQLIKRDIKMSFAGSVFGTLWMFMNPLLMTGVFYLIFQHIVKAKFPPDATDGASYTVYLLAGLAFWNGFNQSLLKGMNAITDNAYLLKKTSVPPYLFILASTTTGFIYTFVSLGYALVLKDFPYSLKHIPLLFLALFVELSFVVGLSLLLGSLCVYVRDISQVVSTLLSFVFYSLPIIYPVSYVPEVLRPFLIFNPLFYILRNVQTTLLQGYLNMTVFLISVIVSCLSIVSGVLVYKFLKKGFYDVL
- the dapF gene encoding diaminopimelate epimerase, with amino-acid sequence MRFVKLHGSGNDFVVFDNRQGEVYKFLEDSNIKLRDFVVKVCALHTGVGADGLILIENPDDPESDFKWQFFNSDGSVAGMCGNGSRCAVRFAYENGIVDKKVKFETLVGVIEAEVLDEGKRVKVLLTEPHSFKNMHIRVKDKDIKGYYINTGVPHFVVIVDDLEEFDVVSYGREIRFHEVFSPSGTNATFMKVNSEGSVNIRTYERGVENETLACGTGAAASAIVAYTQGLVKRKPIEVKTKGGDILRIDFDNNLKRVFLEGSVYKVFDGFLYKEALHY
- a CDS encoding metalloregulator ArsR/SmtB family transcription factor — encoded protein: MKSTLKEGELLKAFYALSDPVRLGIIKILLDCKELCVCQITEAFKLSQPNASFHLRILKEADLVICEKRGRWNYYKVNTQDELINLIAHTAR
- a CDS encoding arsenate reductase ArsC is translated as MKIGFICTGNSARSQMAEGYAKYFAKLYKKQVEIYSAGSSPAECIHPLAVKVMQEEGIDISSQHPKSIESIPYWELDIVITLCGDAAETCPYLPGVRSEHWGLPDPAKAQGSQEERLEFFRKVRDEIKLKVENLIKELKDEEYKDNKRI
- a CDS encoding thioredoxin family protein — translated: MKSIKIISASECTNCQLLYNAVSAIVRAKGLDARVEKVIDIKEVLRYGVMTTPLLVVDGKLKHAGTPIPAPQQIEKLLMEE
- a CDS encoding arsenic transporter, which encodes MEKSLAVAVFILTMISVILKPKGIGIGWSAWAGALACLLLGIISPRDILYITKLVWDATLAFVFLIFISIILDRSGFFEWTALKAIGYAKGNGFLLFLYLMLLGAFISAIFANDGASLMLTPIIYSKIKHLRLPKRMILPYIMGSGFIADTASLPFVISNLTNIITAHFFKIDFWRYAFFMFLPNLVSVLSSIALLYIFYRRDMIKRYDTDILEDFPSRYAIRDPLLFKIGWTVIVFLGASFLLLELYKIKFPFSVIFGVSAFILSLSTLKNRVVKTKEVLRFTPWSIVFFSIGMYTVVYGLKNVGVTAFLADTISYFYRFGDAYALLGTGFLSALLSALMNNLPTVMVMNISIQDVSLPRRLMEFLALANLVGTNIGPKLTPIGSLATLLWLHVLEHKGIKISWLYYIEVGFVLTIPVLIAVLLTLYSVYRIT